The following coding sequences are from one Phragmitibacter flavus window:
- a CDS encoding PVC-type heme-binding CxxCH protein — protein sequence MSHFSFLRSASVLMLSGACFASQPKSTADVPDPSVEAEQKAFIVPEGFEINLWAAEPMLRKPVQMNWDAQGRLWVVCSTTYPQIKPGDEAIDQVVVLEDTDGDGKADKSTLFADDLHIPTAVIPADGGAYVANSTEILFLKDTDGDGKADLRQVVLSGFGTEDTHHLVHTFRFSPEGLLNFNQSIYIHSHLETPHGVKRLMGGGIWQYRKETGRTDVFAKGLVNPWGLEYDRYGQSFATDGAGSQGINYLFPGAVFLTSPGAKRTIQGLNPGQPKHCGLEIISDPHLPDDWQGTLVTCDFRGNRVNRFQLTENGSGYLSKQMPDVLASTHRGFRPIDVRTGPDGAIYIADWFNPIIQHGEVDFRDPRRDRTNGRIWRLTAKGRPLTKSPDFAKLSTQELVDQQVSSERRWNRQFASQTLRSRDKAEVVAALEKSMTSDAGIGEKMLQAVWALETINHHDPKLVAKLLESKDHHIRAAGLRILSQRLAQNKEALKLLEVAVKDEHPQVRLWALGCLYFYSQAEAVPVALRALDQPMDDNLDFLLELICREQSEIWLPAFLKGKLKMDDNPKHLVYALKATGKAEALQPLLDGFAANKLGADDSAALLDMAGTLATPKQLGQLLALVLKPELAARRVGILDALLKAGQRGARPTTASEAVLLPLLDSGDVDRATRAAELAGAWKIEALRGRLTELVSNKESSAVVRAASVRGLTSLGGAGTRDLFVKLSSEGEAAETRVLAIHGLTNIAPDLAAKQAVGYLATAETGEAAQPVFEAFLKNKTLPGLLVKALDGKKIPEPAAIEGIRLANTRGLGAALEEPLRNAGGVRKMDRPLSAEEMGAMVKKVAQSGDPVRGELVYRKQELLCISCHAIGGSGGMIGPDMVSLGASAPVDYIIESLLNPTAKIKEGYHMTMVTTKSGQVYAGAIAQDSGDELQIRDAGNNLHKVAKSEIAQNTISPVSMMPPGLTANLREDEFIDLVRFLAELGKEGNYKTPPNRFIRTWRTMGAMSPADIDHVRHVGLFTLSDRSRGYPWDLRLGMVNGDVPLQEISEVKMHPWYPSAILQCDLEMAAAGKVTLKLTHSKGVTMTYGDKVLPEVGETVTLDLPAGKTAVSILIGRAAGVVKGFKVEIVEGAAQVVTTL from the coding sequence ATGTCTCATTTTTCTTTTCTTCGTAGTGCTTCGGTTTTGATGCTGTCGGGCGCGTGTTTTGCGTCGCAACCGAAGTCGACGGCGGATGTTCCTGATCCATCGGTGGAGGCGGAACAAAAGGCGTTCATTGTGCCGGAGGGGTTTGAGATCAATCTGTGGGCGGCGGAGCCGATGTTGCGCAAGCCGGTGCAAATGAACTGGGATGCGCAGGGGCGGCTTTGGGTGGTGTGCAGCACGACTTATCCGCAGATCAAGCCGGGGGATGAGGCCATTGACCAGGTGGTGGTGCTGGAGGATACCGATGGCGATGGCAAGGCGGACAAGTCGACGTTGTTTGCGGATGATCTGCACATTCCCACGGCGGTGATTCCTGCGGATGGCGGGGCTTATGTAGCGAACTCGACGGAGATCCTTTTTCTGAAGGACACGGATGGCGATGGCAAGGCAGATTTGCGTCAGGTGGTGTTGAGCGGATTTGGAACGGAGGACACGCATCACCTGGTGCACACGTTTCGTTTCTCGCCGGAAGGGCTCCTAAATTTTAACCAGAGCATTTATATCCACAGTCATCTGGAGACGCCGCACGGGGTGAAGCGGTTGATGGGCGGAGGAATCTGGCAGTATCGCAAGGAGACGGGGCGCACCGATGTGTTTGCGAAGGGGTTGGTAAATCCTTGGGGTTTGGAATATGACAGGTATGGTCAGAGTTTTGCGACGGATGGCGCGGGCAGTCAGGGGATCAATTATCTGTTCCCTGGAGCGGTGTTTCTGACGAGTCCGGGAGCAAAGCGGACCATCCAGGGGTTGAATCCGGGGCAGCCAAAGCATTGTGGATTGGAGATCATCTCGGACCCGCATCTGCCGGATGACTGGCAGGGGACGTTGGTGACGTGCGATTTCCGCGGGAACCGGGTCAACCGTTTTCAACTCACGGAGAATGGCAGCGGTTATTTGAGCAAACAAATGCCGGATGTGCTGGCGAGCACGCATCGCGGGTTTCGTCCGATCGACGTCCGCACGGGACCGGATGGAGCAATCTACATCGCGGACTGGTTTAACCCGATCATTCAGCATGGCGAGGTGGACTTTCGTGATCCGCGTCGCGACCGCACGAATGGCCGTATCTGGCGTTTGACGGCGAAGGGTCGGCCTTTGACGAAGAGTCCGGATTTTGCGAAGTTGAGCACGCAGGAATTGGTGGACCAACAGGTGTCGAGCGAACGTCGCTGGAACCGTCAGTTTGCATCGCAGACGTTGCGCAGTCGGGACAAGGCTGAGGTGGTGGCGGCGCTTGAGAAGAGCATGACGAGTGACGCTGGCATTGGCGAGAAGATGTTGCAGGCGGTGTGGGCGTTGGAGACGATCAACCATCATGATCCCAAGCTGGTGGCGAAACTGCTTGAGTCGAAGGATCATCACATTCGGGCAGCGGGGTTGCGGATTTTGTCGCAACGGTTGGCGCAGAACAAGGAAGCTTTGAAGCTGCTGGAGGTGGCGGTGAAGGATGAACATCCGCAGGTGCGTTTGTGGGCTTTGGGCTGCTTGTATTTTTACAGTCAGGCGGAGGCGGTGCCGGTGGCGTTGCGGGCGTTGGACCAGCCGATGGACGACAATCTTGATTTTCTTTTGGAGTTGATCTGCCGGGAGCAGTCGGAGATCTGGCTGCCGGCGTTCTTGAAGGGCAAGCTCAAGATGGATGACAATCCGAAGCACCTGGTTTATGCGCTGAAGGCGACTGGCAAGGCGGAAGCATTGCAGCCTTTGTTGGATGGTTTTGCAGCGAACAAACTGGGAGCGGATGACAGCGCGGCGCTGTTGGATATGGCGGGCACATTGGCGACGCCGAAGCAGTTGGGTCAGTTGCTGGCTTTGGTTTTGAAGCCGGAACTTGCCGCGCGTCGGGTAGGGATTTTGGATGCGCTGTTGAAGGCGGGTCAGCGCGGGGCGAGGCCGACCACGGCAAGTGAAGCGGTGTTGCTGCCGTTGCTGGACTCCGGTGATGTGGATCGCGCCACTCGTGCGGCGGAGTTGGCAGGAGCGTGGAAGATCGAGGCGTTGCGCGGTCGGCTTACCGAGTTGGTGAGCAACAAGGAAAGCAGCGCGGTGGTGAGGGCGGCGTCGGTCCGGGGGTTGACCTCACTGGGCGGTGCTGGAACGCGGGATTTGTTTGTGAAGTTGAGCAGCGAAGGCGAAGCGGCGGAGACGCGGGTGCTGGCGATTCATGGATTGACGAACATCGCGCCGGATCTGGCGGCGAAACAGGCGGTTGGGTATCTGGCCACGGCGGAGACCGGCGAAGCAGCTCAGCCGGTGTTCGAGGCATTTTTGAAAAACAAAACGCTTCCCGGCTTGCTGGTGAAGGCGCTGGATGGGAAGAAAATCCCCGAACCGGCCGCCATTGAAGGGATTCGACTGGCGAACACGCGTGGACTTGGTGCCGCGCTGGAGGAGCCGCTGCGCAATGCGGGTGGCGTGCGCAAGATGGATCGTCCATTGTCTGCCGAGGAGATGGGGGCGATGGTCAAGAAAGTGGCGCAGAGCGGGGATCCGGTTCGTGGCGAATTGGTCTACCGGAAGCAGGAGTTGTTGTGCATCAGCTGTCATGCGATCGGCGGGAGCGGCGGCATGATTGGTCCGGACATGGTTTCGCTGGGGGCGAGTGCGCCGGTGGACTACATCATTGAGTCATTGTTGAATCCGACGGCGAAGATCAAGGAAGGTTACCACATGACAATGGTGACGACCAAGAGCGGACAGGTTTATGCGGGAGCGATTGCGCAGGACAGCGGCGATGAGTTGCAGATTCGCGATGCGGGCAACAACCTGCACAAAGTGGCGAAGTCGGAGATTGCGCAGAATACCATCAGTCCGGTGTCGATGATGCCTCCGGGACTGACGGCCAATTTGCGCGAAGATGAGTTCATTGATCTGGTGCGGTTCCTGGCCGAACTGGGCAAGGAGGGGAATTACAAAACGCCGCCGAACCGTTTTATCCGCACCTGGCGGACAATGGGGGCGATGTCGCCAGCCGACATCGATCATGTGCGTCACGTGGGATTGTTTACTTTGTCGGATCGCAGTCGTGGATATCCGTGGGATTTGCGGCTTGGCATGGTGAACGGCGATGTGCCGTTGCAGGAGATCTCAGAGGTGAAGATGCACCCCTGGTATCCGAGCGCGATTTTGCAATGCGATCTGGAGATGGCTGCGGCCGGCAAGGTGACTTTGAAGCTGACGCACAGCAAAGGGGTGACGATGACTTATGGCGACAAGGTTCTGCCAGAAGTGGGTGAGACGGTGACGTTGGATCTGCCTGCGGGCAAAACGGCGGTGAGCATCCTCATTGGACGGGCAGCTGGCGTGGTGAAGGGGTTCAAGGTGGAGATTGTCGAAGGGGCGGCGCAGGTGGTAACGACGCTGTGA